A stretch of the Arachis stenosperma cultivar V10309 chromosome 6, arast.V10309.gnm1.PFL2, whole genome shotgun sequence genome encodes the following:
- the LOC130933157 gene encoding uncharacterized protein LOC130933157: MWKSLVGDDEEQGESLLGEDSGGLCSLSPTQRIYGFAACLIAGLACMLLSMIVFAKPIKFALLFTFGNVLAVGSTAFLLGPAQQLGMMFDTARVFATAIYIGCVVIALICALLIHDKLLTIIAIIIEIGALIWYSLSYIPFARRMVSELMIRLCDTEL; the protein is encoded by the exons ATGTGGAAGTCTTTAGTTGGAGATGATGAAGAGCAAGGGGAGAGCTTGTTGGGTGAGGATTCAGGTGGCCTCTGCTCCCTCTCTCCAACACAG AGAATTTACGGATTTGCAGCTTGTTTGATTGCTGGTCTTGCTTGCATGTTACTG TCAATGATTGTTTTTGCCAAACCCATCAAATTTGCATTATTATTCACCTTTGGAAACGTATTAGCAGTGGGAAG CACAGCCTTTCTTCTTGGACCTGCACAACAACTCGGAATGATGTTTGATACTGCTCGTGTTTTTGCAACAGCCATATACATCGGATGTGTGGTTATAGCACTCATATGTGCGCTCTTG ATTCATGACAAGTTGTTGACTATAATTGCTATCATAATTGAGATTGGTGCTCTTATTTG GTACAGCTTAAGCTACATACCTTTTGCTCGTAGAATGGTTTCTGAGTTGATGATTCGATTATGCGACACAGAactttga
- the LOC130932895 gene encoding uncharacterized RNA-binding protein C1827.05c — translation MGAKAKKAMKKSLKKATSTKPSSSSINKSEAPDYLPLEGGPARKLPEQKPLESAATVLYIGRIPHGFYEEEMQGFFGQFGTVKRLRIARNKKTGKSRHFGFIEFQSPEVAKVVAETMHNYLLFEHLLQVHLIPPEEVHPRLWRGFNYKHKPIDSVQLERGRHDKERTLEEYNKLVEKIVKRDNKRRKRLEAAGIDYECPAIVGNIHPAPKKIKFED, via the exons ATGGGGGCCAAGGCAAAGAAAGCTATGAAGAAGAGTTTGAAGAAGGCTACTTCTACCAAGCCATCATCTTCTTCCATCAACAAATCAGAGGCTCCTGATTATTTG CCCTTGGAAGGTGGTCCTGCTCGCAAGCTCCCTGAACAGAAGCCTTTGGAGAGTGCCGCAACGGTGTTGTATATCGGCCGCATTCCGCATGGGTTTTATGAGGAGGAGATGCAAG GTTTTTTTGGACAATTTGGAACGGTCAAGAGATTGAGAATTGCAAGAAATAAGAAA ACAGGAAAATCAAGGCATTTTGGGTTCATCGAATTTCAGTCTCCTGAG GTAGCTAAAGTTGTAGCCGAAACTATGCACAATTATCTGCTTTTCGAACACCTTCTCCAAGTCCACTTGATACCCCCTGAGGAAGTTCATCCACGATT ATGGAGAGGTTTCAATTACAAGCACAAACCAATCGATTCAGTACAACTTGAACGAGGGCGACATGACAAG GAAAGAACATTGGAAGAGTACAATAAGTTGGTAGAAAAGATTGTGAAGCGTGACAATAAACGACGAAAAAGGTTGGAGGCTGCTGGCATTGATTACGAGTGCCCTGCAATT GTTGGTAACATCCATCCCGCACCGAAGAAAATAAAGTTTGAAGACTAA
- the LOC130934714 gene encoding uncharacterized protein LOC130934714, translating to MVRADASVSIKVLLNATAAHFGFRPTFRRVWLAKQKVVALIYGDWDESYNELPRLFWTFPPCIEVFRHCKPLVSIDGTHLYGKYGGTLLVAIAQDGNSNILPVAFALVEGENVESWSFFLSHLRQHVTPQPGLLVISDRHNGIKAALEAPDGGWSEDPAMCDWANRIEYSLWTQHCDEGRRFGHMTTNISECVNSILKGVRNLLVCSLVKATYGRLAELFVRKGREAEAQMGTGAQFSQHLVKCIEANLKTARCFTVTVYDRDNSEFTVAETTPTGSFSLGSYRVLLASHTCDYGYFQALHFPCPHALACCAYSRLTWEPYVHQMYRLSSVFSVYRMGFTPPIPEGFWPPYDGPTVIPDPNKRRVREGRPRSTRIRTNMDEAYPNRPKRCGLCRQPGYTRRSCPQLGGAEHTRGHD from the exons ATGGTTAGGGCTGATGCATCCGTCAGCATCAAGGTGCTCCTAAATGCCACCGCTGCACACTTTGGGTTTAGGCCAACTTTCAGGAGGGTCTGGTTGGCGAAGCAGAAGGTTGTTGCCCTCATCTATGGTGACTGGGATGAGTCGTACAACGAGCTCCCAAG ACTATTCTGGACGTTTCCACCGTGTATCGAGGTATTCCGTCATTGCAAGCCCCTAGTTAGTATTGACGGCACCCATCTGTATGGCAAGTATGGTGGAACGTTGCTTGTCGCGATTGCACAGGACGGGAACTCCAATATACTCCCTGTTGCGTTCGCATTAGTCGAGGGTGAGAATGTTGAGTCGTggtccttctttctctctcacCTGCGTCAGCATGTGACACCGCAGCCGGGTCTGCTGGTTATCTCGGACAGGCATAACGGCATCAAGGCTGCGCTTGAGGCTCCTGACGGAGGCTG GTCCGAAGATCCGGCGATGTGTGACTGGGCGAACCGGATTGAGTATTCGTTGTGGACACAGCATTGTGATGAGGGGCGTAGATTCGGACACATGACGACGAATATATCTGAGTGTGTGAACTCGATCCTCAAGGGTGTTAGAAACCTTCTTGTGTGCTCGCTAGTGAAGGCAACATACGGAAGGTTGGCCGAATTATTTGTTCGCAAAGGGAGAGAGGCTGAGGCGCAGATGGGAACCGGAGCACAATTTAGTCAGCACTTGGTGAAGTGTATAGAGGCCAACTTGAAGACGGCTAGGTGCTTCACGGTTACTGTGTACGACAGGGATAACTCCGAGTTCACCGTCGCAGAGACAACTCCGACTGGTTCTTTCTCATTGGGTAGCTACAGAGTCTTGCTTGCATCTCACACATGTGACTACGGATACTTCCAGGCACTTCATTTCCCGTGTCCCCACGCATTGGCATGCTGTGCCTACTCACGGCTTACATGGGAGCCTTACGTCCACCAGATGTATCGTCTTAGTTCGGTCTTCAGTGTGTATCGGATGGGTTTCACACCTCCCATTCCGGAGGGTTTCTGGCCACCATATGACGGGCCGACTGTCATCCCTGACCCCAACAAGAGGCGTGTGAGAGAGGGTCGTCCGAGGTCTACTCGGATACGGACCAATATGGACGAGGCATATCCGAACCGGCCAAAGAGATGTGGGCTTTGTCGGCAGCCCGGCTACACACGTCGGAGCTGCCCACAGCTCGGAGGAGCAGAGCACACACGGGGACATGATTAG
- the LOC130934715 gene encoding uncharacterized protein LOC130934715, translating to MASEESFVVLVHHRGSIKRKTRSGVKFTDKDPLCVIVRPTTRYEDLVSSVLLKLGLEGVKRVKKFFYRISITVLQETVKYDCLTIGSDEDLQVMFHCRRQFLEVRTPELLAKLVDAVSSSGGSNRNTTTLATVAGSSSRPAVASSFVPAYEPPIQYVASPSFAVDLNGSVGDEVGEGEHLRTSLQCVAPAEVGDGFLDDPEDDDVEPDMIADDSGDDVGASEPTEAGGGSSSGTQQYPPHFSSLDLDAMRQDGVPGQPAGFGARDAEGSAGLTEFQVGQQFPNKEDAMLSVKTYSIRRGVQYKVVESDYRRYVGKCSEFGNGCTWLIRLSLRQRKGLWEVKRYNGLHTCLATSISSDHRSLD from the coding sequence ATGGCGAGTGAGGAGAGTTTCGTAGTGTTGGTTCACCACAGAGGATCCATTAAGAGGAAAACTCGTTCCGGTGTGAAGTTCACTGATAAGGATCCTCTGTGTGTTATCGTCAGGCCTACGACGAGGTATGAGGACCTTGTTAGCTCTGTACTGCTGAAACTTGGTCTAGAAGGTGTGAAACGGGTTAAGAAGTTTTTTTATCGAATTTCAATCACGGTGCTCCAGGAAACCGTAAAGTACGATTGTTTAACGATCGGGAGTGATGAGGACTTGCAGGTCATGTTTCATTGTCGCCGGCAATTTCTAGAGGTGAGGACACCAGAACTGTTGGCAAAGTTGGTTGACGCGGTGTCCAGCTCGGGGGGTTCGAACCGGAATACCACCACTTTAGCCACGGTAGCCGGTTCTAGCTCTAGACCTGCCGTTGCATCTTCCTTCGTCCCTGCGTACGAGCCACCCATCCAATATGTCGCCTCCCCTTCGTTCGCTGTTGATCTCAACGGCAGTGTAGGCGACGAGGTCGGAGAAGGGGAACATCTGCGGACCTCTTTACAGTGTGTTGCACCGGCTGAGGTTGGAGATGGATTCTTGGATGATCCAGAGGACGATGATGTCGAGCCGGATATGATTGCTGATGACAGTGGTGATGATGTTGGAGCAAGTGAGCCTACTGAGGCGGGCGGTGGTTCTAGCTCTGGCACGCAGCAGTACCCTCCACATTTTTCCTCTTTGGACTTGGATGCCATGAGGCAGGATGGGGTTCCTGGGCAACCGGCTGGATTTGGCGCTAGAGATGCTGAAGGGTCTGCAGGTCTGACAGAATTTCAGGTTGGTCagcaatttccgaataaagaaGATGCCATGTTAAGTGTCAAGACTTATAGCATCCGTCGAGGGGTACAGTACAAGGTCGTGGAGTCTGACTATCGCCGGTATGTGGGCAAGTGTTCTGAGTTCGGCAATGGGTGCACATGGTTGATTCGGCTTAGTCTTCGACAGCGCAAGGGACTTTGGGAGGTCAAACGTTACAACGGACTGCATACTTGTCTCGCCACCTCCATTTCCAGTGACCACAGGAGTTTGGATTGA